CTATATCATAGCAGAAAGCAGCGCCGAATCTTCGATTACTTTGTTATCTTCAGCCCTTTGAGCCAGTTGTTGATCTCACGTTTAGAATTTGCCGCGCTGCCGCCGCGAATGGCGAGGCCGGAAAGCATCCTTGACTTCGGGGCAAATTTTGCCACATCAGAAGGGATACGGCCAAGGCCGCTGCCTTCATGCGTACAAAATGGAACAACTATCTTGCCGGCCAGATTGACGCTTTCAAGCAGGGTAAACATGCCCATCGGAAAGGTACCCCACCAGTTAGAAGATCCGACGAATACGACGTCGTACGACCCGATATTTTCAGGAACTCTCTTCAGTTTCGGACGAGCGTTCTGGTCCTGCTCTTTGCGTGCCAAGTCCACCGTGGCTTTGTAGTCCTTAGGGTATGCATTCGTCGTCTCAATTTGAAAAACATCCGCGCCAAGCTCCGCCGCTATCTCCTGGGCAACTATTTTTGTGTTGCCTGAATGTGAAAAATAGACGACAAGCGTCTTTAAATTCTGGCTGTTCATAGGTATAGACTCATCCTTTCCATCCGCGGGAGCCTGCGCTGCGCACGCCGTTCCAATCAATATCAGCACTATAAAAAGTGTCGCTGTCTGAAATAACCGATTAAGTTTCATTAAATCGTCCTCCGTTTTTTTGGTTTCCCTAACCGCGGCATCCCGCCGGTATAAACACGCGTAAGTTTGCACGGCATACTTACGATAACACATGGAGTTAGCTCCAAGTCAACAGGACTATAGACAATCAGAGAATATTAAAGGCGCGGTATAATGGGGGCCGAGATATTTTATCGTAAATTGTTCCGTACATATTCTTAGGACG
The nucleotide sequence above comes from Cloacibacillus sp.. Encoded proteins:
- a CDS encoding flavodoxin, with amino-acid sequence MKLNRLFQTATLFIVLILIGTACAAQAPADGKDESIPMNSQNLKTLVVYFSHSGNTKIVAQEIAAELGADVFQIETTNAYPKDYKATVDLARKEQDQNARPKLKRVPENIGSYDVVFVGSSNWWGTFPMGMFTLLESVNLAGKIVVPFCTHEGSGLGRIPSDVAKFAPKSRMLSGLAIRGGSAANSKREINNWLKGLKITK